One Streptomyces hundungensis DNA segment encodes these proteins:
- the rplJ gene encoding 50S ribosomal protein L10 gives MARPDKAAAVAELTDQFRSSNAAVLTEYRGLTVTQLEKLRRSLGENAQYAVVKNTLTKIAANEAGITSLDDHFAGPTAVAFITGDPVESAKGLRDFAKENPNLIIKGGVLDGKALSADEIKQLADLESREVLLSKLAGAFKGKQSQAASLFQALPSKFVRTAEALRVKLAEQGGAE, from the coding sequence ATGGCAAGGCCCGACAAGGCTGCCGCGGTAGCCGAGCTCACGGACCAGTTCCGCAGCTCGAACGCCGCTGTGCTGACCGAGTACCGGGGTCTCACCGTGACGCAGCTCGAGAAGCTTCGTCGTTCGCTCGGTGAGAACGCCCAGTACGCCGTGGTGAAGAACACGCTGACCAAGATTGCGGCCAACGAGGCCGGGATCACTTCGCTGGACGACCACTTCGCTGGTCCGACGGCGGTTGCCTTCATCACCGGTGACCCGGTGGAGTCGGCGAAGGGTCTTCGTGACTTCGCCAAGGAGAACCCGAACCTGATCATCAAGGGCGGTGTCCTTGATGGCAAGGCGCTGTCCGCCGATGAGATCAAGCAGCTCGCGGACCTCGAGTCCCGCGAGGTTCTGCTCAGCAAGCTGGCCGGCGCGTTCAAGGGCAAGCAGTCTCAGGCTGCCTCGCTCTTCCAGGCGCTGCCGTCGAAGTTCGTCCGCACCGCGGAAGCGCTTCGCGTCAAGCTCGCCGAGCAGGGCGGTGCCGAGTAA
- the rplA gene encoding 50S ribosomal protein L1 yields the protein MKRSKTLRAADAKIDADKLYAPLEAVRLAKETSTTKFDGTVEVAFRLGVDPRKADQMVRGTVNLPHGTGKTARVLVFATGDRAEAALAAGADIVGSDELIDEVAKGRLDFDAVVATPDLMGKVGRLGRVLGPRGLMPNPKTGTVTPDVAKAVEEIKGGKIEFRVDKHSNLHFIIGKVSFDDTKLVENYGAALEEILRLKPSAAKGRYIKKATITTTMGPGISLDSNRTRNLLVEEDPAAV from the coding sequence GTGAAGCGCAGCAAGACTCTCCGCGCTGCGGACGCGAAGATCGACGCGGACAAGCTGTACGCGCCGCTCGAGGCCGTCCGTCTCGCCAAGGAGACCTCCACGACCAAGTTCGACGGCACCGTCGAGGTCGCCTTCCGCCTGGGTGTCGACCCGCGCAAGGCCGACCAGATGGTCCGTGGCACCGTGAACCTCCCGCACGGCACCGGTAAGACCGCCCGGGTCCTGGTCTTCGCGACCGGCGACCGTGCCGAGGCCGCGCTTGCCGCGGGCGCCGACATCGTCGGCTCCGACGAGCTCATCGACGAGGTCGCGAAGGGCCGTCTGGACTTCGACGCCGTCGTCGCCACCCCGGACCTCATGGGCAAGGTCGGCCGCCTCGGCCGCGTGCTCGGTCCCCGTGGTCTGATGCCGAACCCGAAGACCGGCACGGTCACCCCCGACGTCGCCAAGGCGGTCGAGGAGATCAAGGGCGGCAAGATCGAGTTCCGCGTCGACAAGCACTCGAACCTGCACTTCATCATCGGCAAGGTGTCCTTCGACGACACCAAGCTGGTGGAGAACTACGGTGCGGCTCTGGAGGAGATCCTCCGTCTGAAGCCGTCCGCCGCCAAGGGCCGGTACATCAAGAAGGCGACCATCACCACCACGATGGGCCCCGGTATCTCCCTCGACTCGAACCGCACCCGCAACCTCCTCGTCGAGGAGGACCCGGCCGCCGTCTGA
- the rplK gene encoding 50S ribosomal protein L11: MPPKKKKVTGLIKLQINAGAANPAPPVGPALGQHGVNIMEFCKAYNAATESQRGWVIPVEITVYEDRSFTFITKTPPAAKMILKAAGVQKGSGEPHKTKVAKITQAQVREIATTKLPDLNANDLDAASKIIAGTARSMGITVEG; this comes from the coding sequence ATGCCTCCCAAGAAGAAGAAGGTCACGGGGCTTATCAAGCTCCAGATCAACGCCGGTGCGGCGAACCCGGCTCCGCCGGTCGGTCCCGCACTGGGCCAGCACGGCGTCAACATCATGGAATTCTGCAAGGCCTACAACGCCGCGACCGAGTCGCAGCGTGGCTGGGTGATCCCGGTGGAGATCACGGTCTACGAAGACCGCTCCTTCACCTTCATCACCAAGACGCCGCCGGCCGCGAAGATGATCCTGAAGGCCGCTGGCGTCCAGAAGGGCTCCGGCGAGCCCCACAAGACCAAGGTCGCCAAGATCACGCAGGCCCAGGTTCGCGAGATCGCCACGACGAAGCTCCCCGACCTGAACGCCAACGACCTCGACGCCGCGTCGAAGATCATCGCTGGTACCGCCCGTTCCATGGGCATCACGGTCGAGGGCTGA
- the nusG gene encoding transcription termination/antitermination protein NusG, which yields MSDPNLNDASESVESVEDELEIIEAADEDEAEAADAAAGEAAEEAALNVESDDAESDEDEAAEASDVTDEVASDEDETEGTASDDESAEPTDSVETDSAEDEEPAEPAAPVDPVEALRQELRFLPGEWYVIHTYAGYEKRVKANLEQRAVSLNVEEFIYQAEVPEEEIVQIKNGERKNVRQNKLPGYVLVRMDLTNESWGVVRNTPGVTGFVGNAYDPYPLTLDEIVKMLAPEAEEKAAREAAEAEGKPAPQRKVEVQVLDFEVGDSVTVTDGPFATLQATINEINADSKKVKGLVEIFGRETPVELSFDQIQKN from the coding sequence GTGTCTGACCCGAACCTGAACGACGCCTCCGAGTCGGTCGAGTCCGTCGAGGACGAGCTCGAGATCATCGAGGCGGCCGACGAGGACGAGGCCGAGGCTGCCGACGCCGCTGCGGGCGAAGCGGCCGAAGAGGCCGCCCTGAACGTCGAGTCCGATGACGCCGAGTCCGACGAGGACGAGGCCGCCGAGGCTTCCGACGTGACCGACGAGGTCGCCTCCGACGAGGACGAGACCGAAGGCACCGCGTCGGACGACGAGTCCGCGGAGCCCACCGACTCCGTCGAGACCGACTCCGCCGAGGACGAGGAGCCGGCGGAGCCCGCCGCCCCCGTCGACCCGGTCGAGGCCCTGCGCCAGGAGCTCCGCTTCCTGCCCGGCGAGTGGTACGTCATCCACACGTACGCCGGTTACGAGAAGCGGGTGAAGGCCAACCTCGAACAGCGTGCCGTCTCGCTGAACGTCGAGGAGTTCATCTACCAGGCCGAGGTCCCCGAAGAGGAGATCGTCCAGATCAAGAACGGCGAGCGCAAGAACGTCCGGCAGAACAAGCTGCCCGGTTACGTTCTCGTCCGCATGGATCTGACGAACGAGTCCTGGGGCGTCGTCCGCAACACCCCGGGTGTCACCGGCTTCGTCGGCAACGCCTACGACCCGTACCCGCTGACCCTGGACGAGATCGTCAAGATGCTCGCCCCGGAGGCCGAGGAGAAGGCCGCCCGCGAGGCCGCCGAGGCCGAGGGCAAGCCGGCTCCGCAGCGCAAGGTCGAGGTCCAGGTCCTGGACTTCGAGGTGGGCGACTCGGTCACCGTCACCGACGGCCCGTTCGCGACGCTCCAGGCGACCATCAACGAGATCAACGCCGACTCGAAGAAGGTCAAGGGCCTCGTCGAGATCTTCGGTCGCGAGACCCCGGTCGAGCTCAGCTTCGACCAGATCCAGAAGAACTGA
- the secE gene encoding preprotein translocase subunit SecE: protein MTDAVGSIDMPDAQDEAAESKDSKKKARKGGKRGKKGPLGRLALFYRQVVAELRKVVWPTRSQLTTYTTVVIVFVVIMIGIVTLIDSGFSQVVKYVFG, encoded by the coding sequence GTGACGGACGCCGTGGGCTCCATCGACATGCCTGATGCCCAGGACGAGGCAGCGGAGTCCAAGGATTCGAAGAAGAAGGCCCGCAAGGGCGGTAAGCGCGGCAAGAAGGGCCCTCTGGGCCGGCTCGCGCTCTTCTACCGGCAGGTTGTTGCCGAACTCCGTAAAGTTGTCTGGCCGACACGCAGCCAGCTGACGACGTACACCACCGTGGTGATCGTGTTCGTCGTCATCATGATCGGCATCGTGACGTTGATTGACTCCGGCTTCTCGCAGGTCGTCAAGTACGTCTTCGGCTGA
- a CDS encoding pyridoxal phosphate-dependent aminotransferase has translation MSAATPPPSSPTERRVSARIGAISESATLAVDAKAKALKAAGRPVIGFGAGEPDFPTPDYIVEAAVEACRNPKYHRYTPAGGLPELKAAIAAKTLRDSGYEVDASQVLVTNGGKQAIYEAFAAILDPGDEVIVPAPYWTTYPESIRLAGGVPVDVVADETTGYRVSVEQLEAARTERTKVVLFVSPSNPTGAVYSEAEAEAIGRWAVEHGLWVMTDEIYEHLVYGSATFTSLPAIVPELRDKCVVVNGVAKTFAMTGWRVGWIIGPKDVVKAATNLQSHATSNVSNVAQVAALAAVSGNLDAVAAMREAFDRRRRTMVRMLSEIDGVICPTPEGAFYAYPSVKGLLGKEIRGKRPATSAELAALILDETEVAVVPGEAFGTPGYLRLSYALGDEDLVEGVSRIQKLLAEARD, from the coding sequence ATGAGCGCTGCAACTCCCCCGCCTTCCTCCCCCACCGAGCGCCGGGTCTCCGCGCGCATCGGCGCCATCTCCGAGTCCGCGACCCTCGCCGTCGACGCCAAGGCCAAGGCCCTCAAGGCCGCCGGGCGTCCGGTCATCGGCTTCGGCGCGGGCGAGCCCGACTTCCCGACGCCCGACTACATCGTCGAGGCGGCGGTCGAGGCCTGCCGCAACCCGAAGTACCACCGCTACACGCCGGCGGGGGGCCTGCCCGAGCTCAAGGCCGCCATCGCCGCGAAGACGCTGCGGGACTCCGGTTACGAGGTCGACGCCTCGCAGGTCCTGGTGACCAACGGCGGCAAGCAGGCGATCTACGAGGCCTTCGCGGCGATCCTGGACCCGGGTGACGAGGTCATCGTCCCGGCCCCGTACTGGACCACCTACCCCGAGTCGATCCGGCTCGCGGGCGGTGTCCCGGTGGACGTCGTGGCCGACGAGACGACCGGCTACCGGGTCTCGGTGGAGCAGCTGGAAGCGGCCCGTACGGAGCGTACGAAGGTCGTCCTGTTCGTCTCCCCGTCCAACCCGACCGGCGCCGTCTACAGCGAGGCGGAGGCCGAGGCGATCGGGCGCTGGGCCGTCGAGCACGGCCTGTGGGTCATGACCGACGAGATCTACGAGCACCTCGTGTACGGCAGCGCCACCTTCACGTCGCTGCCCGCGATCGTGCCCGAGCTTCGGGACAAGTGCGTCGTCGTCAACGGCGTCGCCAAGACCTTCGCGATGACCGGTTGGCGGGTCGGGTGGATCATCGGCCCGAAGGACGTCGTCAAGGCGGCGACCAACCTCCAGTCGCACGCCACCTCCAACGTGTCCAACGTGGCGCAGGTCGCCGCGCTGGCCGCCGTCTCCGGCAACCTGGACGCGGTCGCCGCGATGCGGGAGGCCTTCGACCGGCGCCGCCGGACGATGGTGCGGATGCTGAGCGAGATCGACGGCGTGATCTGCCCCACCCCCGAGGGCGCGTTCTACGCCTATCCCTCGGTGAAGGGCCTGCTCGGCAAGGAGATCCGCGGCAAGCGTCCGGCGACCTCGGCGGAGCTCGCCGCGCTGATCCTGGACGAGACCGAGGTCGCGGTCGTCCCCGGCGAGGCCTTCGGCACGCCGGGCTATCTGCGGCTCTCGTACGCGCTGGGCGACGAGGACCTCGTGGAGGGCGTCTCGCGGATCCAGAAGTTGCTGGCGGAGGCGCGGGACTGA
- a CDS encoding adenosine deaminase: MEHVRDVSALPKAHLHLHFTGSMRPATLLELADKYGVRLPDALTGAEPPKLRATDERGWFRFQRLYDAARSCLRSPEDIQRLVREAAEEDVKDGSGWLEIQVDPTSYAPLLGGLIPALEIILDAVDSASRETGLGMRVVVAANRMKHPLDARTLARLAVRYADRGVVGFGLSNDERRGMARDFDRAFAIAREGGLLAAPHGGELSGPASVRDCLDDLHARRIGHGVRAAEDPRLLRRLAERGVTCEVCPASNVALGVYEKPEDVPLRVLYDAGVPMALGADDPLLFGSRLAAQYELARRHHGFDDPELAELARQSIRACTAPPDTQEKLLSGVDAWLAS; encoded by the coding sequence ATGGAGCACGTACGTGATGTCTCTGCACTGCCGAAGGCCCATCTGCATCTGCACTTCACCGGGTCGATGCGGCCCGCGACCCTGCTGGAGCTCGCCGACAAGTACGGCGTACGGCTGCCCGACGCGCTGACCGGGGCCGAGCCGCCCAAGCTGCGGGCCACCGACGAACGCGGCTGGTTCCGCTTCCAGCGCCTCTACGACGCGGCCCGCTCGTGCCTGCGGTCCCCCGAGGACATCCAGCGCCTGGTGCGCGAGGCGGCGGAGGAGGACGTCAAGGACGGTTCCGGCTGGCTGGAGATCCAGGTCGACCCGACCTCGTACGCCCCGCTGCTCGGCGGGCTCATCCCGGCCCTGGAGATCATCCTGGACGCGGTCGACTCGGCGTCCCGCGAGACGGGGCTCGGGATGCGCGTCGTGGTCGCCGCGAACCGGATGAAGCACCCCCTCGACGCGCGCACCCTGGCCCGGCTGGCGGTGCGCTACGCCGATCGCGGTGTCGTCGGCTTCGGCCTCTCCAACGACGAACGCCGGGGCATGGCGAGGGACTTCGACCGGGCCTTCGCGATCGCCCGTGAGGGCGGGCTGCTCGCGGCCCCGCACGGCGGCGAGCTCTCCGGGCCGGCCTCCGTACGCGACTGCCTCGACGACCTCCACGCGCGGCGGATCGGTCACGGGGTGCGGGCCGCCGAGGACCCCCGCCTCCTGCGCCGCCTCGCCGAGAGGGGCGTCACCTGCGAGGTCTGCCCCGCGTCCAACGTGGCCCTCGGCGTCTACGAGAAGCCCGAGGACGTACCGCTGCGCGTCCTGTACGACGCCGGGGTACCGATGGCCCTGGGCGCCGACGACCCCCTGCTCTTCGGGTCCCGCCTGGCCGCCCAGTACGAGCTGGCGCGGCGCCACCACGGTTTCGACGATCCCGAACTCGCGGAGTTGGCCCGGCAGTCCATTCGCGCGTGCACGGCGCCGCCGGACACCCAGGAGAAGCTCTTGTCGGGGGTCGACGCCTGGCTGGCCTCCTGA
- a CDS encoding TetR/AcrR family transcriptional regulator, producing the protein MQSPPARVRIVDAAHELMLTIGLARATTKEIAKAAGCSEAALYKHFASKEDLFVTVLKERLPQLGPLVARLTEEPGERSVEANLTEIARQAALFYAESFPIAASLYADPQLKRRHDEALRELGTGPHVPIDGVDAYLRAERRAGRIGADTDTYAAASLLLGACAQRAFAYDMTPGGRGPRSLEEFARGVAGVLLRGLA; encoded by the coding sequence ATGCAGTCGCCCCCGGCGCGCGTCCGCATCGTCGACGCCGCGCATGAACTCATGCTCACCATCGGCCTCGCCCGCGCCACGACGAAGGAGATCGCGAAGGCGGCGGGGTGCTCGGAGGCGGCGCTGTACAAGCACTTCGCGAGCAAGGAGGACCTCTTCGTAACGGTCCTCAAGGAGCGGCTTCCCCAGCTCGGCCCGCTGGTGGCGCGGCTGACCGAGGAGCCGGGGGAGCGCTCGGTGGAGGCGAACCTGACCGAGATCGCCCGGCAGGCGGCGCTGTTCTACGCGGAGAGCTTCCCGATCGCGGCCTCCCTGTACGCGGACCCGCAGCTCAAGCGCCGCCACGACGAGGCGCTGCGGGAGCTCGGTACGGGGCCCCATGTGCCGATCGACGGGGTCGACGCGTATCTCCGTGCGGAGCGGAGGGCGGGGCGGATCGGGGCGGACACGGATACGTACGCCGCGGCGTCGCTGCTGCTGGGGGCGTGTGCGCAGCGGGCGTTCGCGTACGACATGACGCCGGGGGGGCGGGGGCCGCGGTCGTTGGAGGAGTTTGCGCGGGGGGTTGCGGGGGTGCTTCTGCGGGGGTTGGCGTAG
- a CDS encoding NAD(P)-dependent oxidoreductase yields the protein MRLTVFGATGGIGRHVVQQALASGHEVTAVVRDPARFSVQGKGLEVFQADLTDPESLREAVAGRHAVLSGLGARKRSDAGITTRLTRSVLAAMEAEGTRRLVVVSAAPVGPEAPGDGLLDRAMRSMISAVLKDVYVDLAAMEAELAASATDWTSVRPPKLTDKPLTGTYRRVVGGTPKAARTIARADVAHAMLACVDDPATVKRGVGVAY from the coding sequence ATGAGGCTCACGGTTTTCGGTGCCACGGGAGGCATCGGTCGGCACGTCGTCCAACAGGCACTGGCGTCGGGCCACGAGGTCACGGCGGTGGTGCGCGACCCCGCCCGATTCTCCGTACAGGGCAAGGGACTTGAGGTCTTCCAAGCCGATCTGACCGACCCCGAGTCGCTCCGCGAGGCGGTCGCCGGGCGGCACGCGGTGCTGTCCGGGCTCGGCGCCCGCAAGCGCTCGGACGCGGGGATCACGACCCGGCTCACCCGGTCGGTACTGGCCGCGATGGAGGCCGAGGGGACGCGGCGGCTCGTCGTGGTCAGCGCGGCGCCGGTCGGTCCCGAGGCGCCGGGCGACGGGCTCCTCGACCGGGCGATGCGGTCCATGATCAGCGCGGTCCTGAAGGACGTGTACGTCGATCTCGCCGCGATGGAGGCCGAGTTGGCGGCGAGCGCGACGGACTGGACGTCCGTGCGCCCGCCCAAGCTCACCGACAAGCCCCTCACGGGGACGTACCGCCGGGTCGTCGGCGGCACCCCCAAGGCGGCCCGCACCATCGCCCGCGCGGACGTGGCCCACGCGATGCTGGCCTGCGTGGACGATCCGGCGACGGTGAAGCGGGGGGTGGGGGTGGCGTACTGA
- a CDS encoding UDP-N-acetylmuramate dehydrogenase encodes MQELHDAPLAPLTTLRLGGPADRLVTATTDAEVVAAVREADDSGTPLLIIGGGSNLLIGDKGFAGTALRIATRGFELDGTRLELAAGEVWSDAVARSVEAGLAGIECLAGIPGSAGATPIQNVGAYGQEVSSTITHVVTYDRRERTTVTLTNAECDFSYRHSRFKQHPDRYVVLRVVFELEDAGGLSAPVKYAETARTLGVAPGERVPAATARETVLKLRAGKGMVLDPEDHDTWSAGSFFTNPILPNEAYETFLARAQERLGADVTPPAWPVGADRTKTSAAWLIDKAGFTKGYGTGPARISTKHTLALTNRGSATTEDLLALAREVVAGVELAFGVTLVNEPVAVGVEI; translated from the coding sequence GTGCAGGAACTTCATGACGCCCCCCTCGCCCCCCTGACCACCCTCCGCCTCGGCGGCCCCGCGGACCGGCTCGTCACCGCCACCACCGACGCCGAGGTCGTCGCCGCCGTACGCGAGGCCGACGACAGCGGCACCCCGCTCCTGATCATCGGCGGCGGCAGCAACCTGCTCATCGGGGACAAGGGCTTCGCCGGCACCGCCCTGCGCATCGCCACCCGCGGCTTCGAGCTCGACGGCACCCGCCTCGAACTCGCCGCCGGCGAGGTGTGGAGCGACGCCGTGGCCCGGAGCGTGGAGGCCGGGCTCGCCGGCATCGAGTGCCTCGCCGGCATCCCCGGCTCCGCGGGCGCGACCCCGATCCAGAACGTCGGCGCGTACGGCCAGGAAGTGTCCAGCACCATCACGCACGTCGTCACCTACGACCGCCGCGAGCGCACCACCGTCACCCTCACCAACGCCGAGTGCGACTTCTCGTACCGGCACAGCCGCTTCAAGCAGCACCCCGACCGCTATGTCGTCCTGCGCGTCGTCTTCGAGCTGGAGGACGCCGGCGGGCTCTCCGCGCCGGTCAAGTACGCCGAGACGGCCCGCACCCTCGGCGTGGCCCCCGGCGAGCGCGTCCCGGCCGCCACCGCCCGCGAGACCGTCCTCAAGCTGCGCGCCGGCAAGGGCATGGTGCTCGACCCGGAGGACCACGACACCTGGTCGGCGGGCTCGTTCTTCACCAACCCGATCCTGCCCAACGAGGCGTACGAGACCTTCCTGGCCCGCGCCCAGGAGCGCCTCGGCGCGGATGTGACGCCCCCCGCGTGGCCCGTCGGCGCCGACCGGACGAAGACCTCGGCCGCCTGGCTGATCGACAAGGCCGGGTTCACCAAGGGGTACGGGACCGGCCCCGCCCGCATCTCCACCAAGCACACCCTCGCGCTGACGAACCGCGGGAGCGCCACGACCGAGGACCTGCTGGCGCTCGCCCGTGAGGTGGTCGCGGGGGTGGAGCTGGCGTTCGGCGTGACACTGGTCAACGAGCCGGTGGCGGTGGGGGTCGAAATCTGA
- a CDS encoding DHA2 family efflux MFS transporter permease subunit: MSDQQNPKGTKGRAGWALLVTSVAGFMAALDNLVVTTALPSIREDLGGGLDDLEWTVSAYTLTFAVLLMFGATLGDRFGRRRLFITGLTIFTGASAGAALAPGIDGLIAARAIQGVGAAIMMPLTLTLLTAAVPAAKRGMVYGIWSAVNGLAVASGPLIGGTLTEHASWQWIFWLNVPLGLLTIPLARLRLNESYGTGARLDITGTVLASTGLFGIVYALIRGNPDGWTSATVLTGLIAGGALVAAFVVHGTRSANPMLPMRLFRSRAFSAINAASLLMFVGMFGSIFLLSQFLQNVIGYSPTEAGLRMLPWTGMPMIAAPIAGYLSDRIGGRPVVATGLALQATGLAWFALIMAPDVSYTAQLPALIISGIGMGMYFAPAANLAMCSVRPSEQGIASGANNALREIGGALGIAVLASVFSAQGGYGSAQAFTDGLAPALWVGAAAVALAAAAAVLIPRRPTRAPVQEAAEVRDLAAP; this comes from the coding sequence ATGTCCGATCAGCAGAATCCGAAAGGCACCAAGGGAAGAGCAGGCTGGGCGCTGCTGGTGACCAGCGTCGCGGGGTTCATGGCGGCGCTCGACAACCTGGTGGTCACCACCGCGCTCCCGTCGATCCGCGAGGACCTCGGCGGGGGTCTCGACGACCTCGAATGGACGGTGAGCGCGTACACCCTCACCTTCGCGGTGCTGCTGATGTTCGGCGCGACCCTCGGCGACCGGTTCGGGCGCCGCCGACTCTTCATCACCGGGCTGACGATCTTCACCGGCGCGTCGGCGGGCGCGGCGCTCGCGCCCGGGATCGACGGGCTGATCGCGGCCCGCGCGATACAGGGAGTGGGCGCCGCGATCATGATGCCGCTCACCCTCACGCTGCTGACCGCGGCCGTACCCGCCGCCAAGCGCGGAATGGTGTACGGGATCTGGAGCGCGGTGAACGGCCTCGCGGTGGCTTCGGGCCCGCTCATCGGCGGCACCCTGACCGAGCACGCCTCCTGGCAGTGGATCTTCTGGCTGAACGTTCCGCTCGGCCTGCTGACGATCCCGCTGGCCCGGCTGCGCCTGAACGAGTCGTACGGCACCGGCGCCCGGCTCGACATCACGGGAACAGTGCTGGCGAGCACCGGCCTCTTCGGCATCGTGTACGCGCTGATCCGCGGCAACCCGGACGGCTGGACCAGCGCGACCGTCCTCACCGGACTGATCGCCGGGGGCGCCCTCGTGGCGGCCTTCGTCGTCCACGGCACCCGCAGCGCGAACCCGATGCTGCCGATGCGGCTGTTCCGCAGCCGGGCGTTCTCCGCGATCAACGCGGCGAGCCTGTTGATGTTCGTCGGGATGTTCGGCTCGATCTTCCTGCTCAGCCAGTTCCTCCAGAACGTCATCGGCTACTCGCCGACCGAGGCGGGCCTGCGGATGCTGCCCTGGACCGGCATGCCCATGATCGCCGCGCCCATCGCGGGCTACCTGTCCGACCGGATCGGCGGCCGACCGGTCGTAGCGACGGGCCTCGCGCTCCAGGCGACCGGCCTCGCCTGGTTCGCCCTGATCATGGCGCCGGACGTCTCGTACACGGCGCAGCTCCCGGCGCTGATCATCAGCGGCATCGGCATGGGCATGTATTTCGCCCCCGCCGCGAACCTGGCCATGTGCAGCGTGCGCCCCTCCGAACAGGGCATCGCCTCCGGCGCGAACAACGCGCTGCGCGAGATCGGCGGCGCGCTCGGCATCGCGGTACTGGCCTCGGTCTTCTCCGCGCAGGGCGGCTACGGCTCGGCGCAGGCCTTCACCGACGGACTCGCCCCGGCGCTGTGGGTGGGCGCGGCCGCGGTCGCCCTGGCGGCAGCCGCCGCGGTACTGATCCCCCGACGACCGACGCGGGCCCCCGTCCAGGAAGCCGCAGAGGTACGCGACCTGGCGGCCCCGTAG
- a CDS encoding TetR/AcrR family transcriptional regulator, translated as MVRMSAEERRESVIRAAMVEFARSGYHGTSTEAIAKRVGVSQPYLFRLFANKQAIFQAAAGRCVAETAEVFRDAAEGLTGEEALHAMGAAYRKLIAEDRDKLLLQMQTYVAVAAAEAAGDHEFGRAMRAAWTELYDTVHLALGADTAETTTFLAYGMLINTLVALGFPPEDRVWKGFQESQPN; from the coding sequence ATGGTCAGGATGAGCGCAGAAGAGCGGCGCGAGAGCGTCATTCGCGCGGCGATGGTCGAATTCGCCCGCAGCGGCTATCACGGCACCTCCACCGAGGCGATCGCCAAGCGCGTGGGCGTCTCGCAGCCGTACCTCTTCCGCCTCTTCGCCAACAAGCAGGCCATCTTCCAGGCGGCGGCCGGCCGGTGCGTCGCGGAGACCGCCGAGGTCTTCCGGGACGCGGCCGAGGGCCTGACGGGCGAGGAGGCCCTGCACGCCATGGGCGCCGCCTACCGCAAGCTCATCGCCGAGGACCGGGACAAGCTGCTGCTCCAGATGCAGACCTATGTGGCGGTGGCCGCCGCGGAGGCGGCCGGCGACCACGAGTTCGGCAGGGCGATGCGGGCCGCCTGGACGGAGCTGTACGACACGGTCCACCTGGCGCTGGGCGCGGACACCGCCGAGACGACGACGTTCCTGGCGTACGGGATGCTCATCAACACCCTGGTGGCGCTCGGCTTCCCGCCCGAGGACCGGGTGTGGAAGGGCTTCCAGGAGTCGCAGCCGAACTGA
- a CDS encoding MaoC family dehydratase: protein MTAKIRYEDVEPGTELPAASFPVTRATLVQYAGASGDFNPIHWNERFAKEVGLPDVIAHGMFTMAEAVRVVTDWVGDPGAVSEYGVRFTKPVIVPNDDTGALIEVTAKVAAKLDDEARTVRVDITAMSAGQKVLGMSRAVVRLA, encoded by the coding sequence ATGACCGCGAAGATCCGTTACGAGGACGTCGAGCCCGGCACCGAGTTGCCGGCCGCGTCCTTCCCCGTGACCCGCGCCACGCTGGTCCAGTACGCGGGCGCGTCCGGCGACTTCAACCCGATCCACTGGAACGAGAGGTTCGCGAAGGAGGTCGGGCTGCCCGACGTCATCGCGCACGGCATGTTCACGATGGCCGAGGCGGTCCGGGTGGTCACGGACTGGGTCGGCGACCCGGGCGCGGTGAGCGAGTACGGGGTCCGCTTCACCAAGCCGGTGATCGTGCCCAACGACGACACGGGCGCCCTGATCGAGGTCACGGCCAAGGTGGCGGCGAAGCTGGACGACGAGGCGCGCACGGTGCGCGTCGACATCACGGCGATGAGCGCGGGCCAGAAGGTGCTGGGCATGTCCCGCGCCGTAGTGCGACTGGCCTGA
- a CDS encoding MaoC family dehydratase N-terminal domain-containing protein: MALDQSFVGRTYPPTAPYEVGREKIREFAVAVGDDNPAYTDPEAAKALGHTDVIAPPTFVFAITFSAAGQVIQDPQLGLDYSRVVHGDQKFAYSRPVRAGDRLTVTSTIEAIKSLAGNDILDIRGEVHDEAGEHVVTAWTKLVSRAAEGA, from the coding sequence ATGGCGCTCGACCAGTCTTTCGTGGGGCGGACCTATCCGCCCACCGCCCCGTACGAGGTCGGCCGCGAGAAGATCCGCGAGTTCGCGGTGGCGGTCGGTGACGACAACCCCGCCTACACCGACCCGGAGGCCGCCAAGGCGCTGGGCCACACCGATGTGATCGCCCCGCCTACCTTCGTGTTCGCCATCACATTCAGCGCGGCCGGCCAGGTCATCCAGGATCCGCAGCTGGGCCTGGACTACAGCCGGGTGGTTCACGGCGACCAGAAGTTCGCGTACAGCCGCCCGGTCCGCGCGGGGGACCGGCTGACCGTCACCTCGACCATCGAGGCGATCAAGTCCCTTGCGGGCAACGACATCCTGGACATCCGGGGCGAGGTCCACGACGAGGCCGGCGAGCACGTCGTGACCGCGTGGACGAAGCTGGTGTCCCGAGCGGCCGAGGGGGCCTGA